The genomic window GCCCCAGCGGCATCCATCTGCCGCAAGTCTCTTCAGGTACGATTCTATCTTTCCCTCTCTATTGATTTTCAGATCTGGTGCTAATTAATGGAGAAATAGCCCTGTCCATCTTGCCGGTGTGAGATGCCCCTAGAAATCCCCCGTATCATGAGTCTCTAGTCCAGCCCAATCCCAAGATTTTTTAGGAAAGGGCCCAACAAAAATTAGACGCACAGTCCTAATCTAATTGCTCAGTTTGCTAGCTTTAGAGTCCTAATCTAATAGCACAGATGTATAGCTGGTGCCGTCCATCACGGGAGCAGTTCTTGTGTTCCCTACTTGTACTCTTGTAACTCTGACCAGGCAATACAATTGATTGTGGCTTGACTCATCTCTCAGCTCTCACTAGTCCCATTGTATGTCTTATTAAAACGTAATTTCTTTTATTACATAACAGTACATATTTTACTATCTCACTAGTCCCACTAATAATACGATTCAGTTTCTTCAGATGGATGATCAAGGCAGGATGATAGACTTTGGTATTCAAGGCCATGAGTTCAGTCAAAGGACTACAATACCTTGTCCAAATATTGGTCACCGTCAGGACAATGGTACAATTTCTCTTATTCTTATTCAATTTAATATGGTAAAATTTAATCATGGAAACACAACTGCATAATGTTCAATATATTCAAGGACTTGATGACCTGGAGTTTACTCAAGGAGCTACAGGACACCAAACAAATATTGGTCAGGACAATGGTATTGATTCTCTTATTCTTGGTTAAGTTAATTTGGTGAAATTAATACGGAAGCACAATAGCATAATATTTTGTGTATTTCAGGACTTGATGACTTGGAGTTCAGTCAAAGGATCATAGGACGCCGTCCTAATTTTGGTACGCTGCAGCGTTGTGATGACCTCGACTTTGACCAAAGGAGTGCAAGGCAGCATGAGGATAGTGGTACAAAATCTCTTAATCTCAGTCTTGTTAATGTGGTGAATTACTGAAATTTAATCATGGAAGCACAATTGCATATTATGTAATATAGCTCCTTGTTAATTGTGCATGGCGAAGGTTGAATAGTTCTCTACGATTCCGCGGCCTTTGACGTACTTGTGCTTGTTCTTGCAAATGGTATCTAGTTCCACGGTATGGGGCAAGAAACTGTGGTGTGTTTGCATAGCCCGCATCTACAAGATAATATTTACCATGAGGTACCTGAAATCCATGGTTAAGTGCATCTTGGAGAACCCTTGCATCCGAGGCTGATCCTTCCCAGCCAGGATGCACATGCACAAACCTCAAATCAAAGTCACATGCAACCATAACATTTTGTGTGATTGTTTGCTTTCTGTTTCGATATGGCTCTTGTTCATGTGGTGAGATAGTCATTGGAATATGTGTACCATCAATAGCACCAATGCAATCATGTATTCATATTATATCATGAGATATTATTTTGAATAAAACTTCAAACAACCATATTACATTTACCAATACAAAGTCAGAAATATATGAAAATGTATGCTTACATTGAAGTAGGGATGGAAATGTGATCTCCTCAAGACTGGATGTGGTCGAAGAGAAGGTGGGCGTATATAGATGCTTGCAAGCTTTGTAATTGCCTCTAGTACATCTCCAAAGTGTCGACTGATGGTTTGCCCACTGTGCTGGAACCTATCCTGCAAGGTTTCATTACTAGCTTTTTTTGCAACTGCATATAAAAATATGGCAACCTTTTCTTCCAAGGAGACTATTGTAGAATCTTCAAGTATTTCATTCTCACGCAGCTTCTCAACCAGAGCATGAAAGATGTAAGCCTCCATTCTGAAATGCCTTCTGCATAAGCTTTCATGCCCATTTAAGATTTCCTGGACATAAGCAGCTCCTGTAAGACTAGATGTATGCATTGGTTttttctcccttccttcttccatgGTAGGGAAGACAAATAACATGAATTCATCCTCCATCTGTGACCTCCTGTGATAGCTTGGATCCATTGAAATGTGTGTAAATCAGCAAgaaatgctgaaaatatttgtaTGTTCTATCAGTGAGATGTGGATCAGCAAA from Triticum aestivum cultivar Chinese Spring chromosome 3B, IWGSC CS RefSeq v2.1, whole genome shotgun sequence includes these protein-coding regions:
- the LOC123069251 gene encoding uncharacterized protein isoform X4, translated to MSSRPSSPHTERRSSNLEDRPAGRTAADGRATRPHPGGGQEPPASWSIYRRPASHQAPAASICRKSLQFLQMDDQGRMIDFGIQGHEFSQRTTIPCPNIGHRQDNGLDDLEFTQGATGHQTNIGQDNGLDDLEFSQRIIGRRPNFGTLQRCDDLDFDQRSARQHEDSGMEM
- the LOC123069251 gene encoding uncharacterized protein isoform X5; the protein is MSSRPSSPHTERRSSNLEDRPAGRTAADGRATRPHPGGGQEPPASWSIYRRPASHQAPAASICRKSLQFLQMDDQGRMIDFGIQGHEFSQRTTIPCPNIGHRQDNGLDDLEFTQGATGHQTNIGQDNGLDDLEFSQRIIGRRPNFGTLQRCDDLDFDQRSARQHEDSG
- the LOC123069251 gene encoding uncharacterized protein isoform X3; this translates as MSSRPSSPHTERRSSNLEDRPAGRTAADGRATRPHPGGGQEPPASWSIYRRPASHQAPAASICRKSLQFLQMDDQGRMIDFGIQGHEFSQRTTIPCPNIGHRQDNGLDDLEFTQGATGHQTNIGLDDLEFSQRIIGRRPNFGTLQRCDDLDFDQRSARQHEDSGTKSLNLSLVNVVNY
- the LOC123069251 gene encoding uncharacterized protein isoform X1 translates to MSSRPSSPHTERRSSNLEDRPAGRTAADGRATRPHPGGGQEPPASWSIYRRPASHQAPAASICRKSLQFLQMDDQGRMIDFGIQGHEFSQRTTIPCPNIGHRQDNGLDDLEFTQGATGHQTNIGQDNGLDDLEFSQRIIGRRPNFGTLQRCDDLDFDQRSARQHEDSGTKSLNLSLVNVVNY
- the LOC123069251 gene encoding uncharacterized protein isoform X2, giving the protein MSSRPSSPHTERRSSNLEDRPAGRTAADGRATRPHPGGGQEPPASWSIYRRPASHQAPAASICRKSLQMDDQGRMIDFGIQGHEFSQRTTIPCPNIGHRQDNGLDDLEFTQGATGHQTNIGQDNGLDDLEFSQRIIGRRPNFGTLQRCDDLDFDQRSARQHEDSGTKSLNLSLVNVVNY